A genomic region of Glycine max cultivar Williams 82 chromosome 15, Glycine_max_v4.0, whole genome shotgun sequence contains the following coding sequences:
- the LOC100807972 gene encoding 3-oxoacyl-[acyl-carrier-protein] synthase 3 A, chloroplastic isoform X1 — MAKVDPAPQIPIQLGCKKNPLSYDITAACSGFLLGLISSSCHIRGGGFNNVLVIGADAISRYVDWTDRGSCILFGDAAGAELVQACNIEEDGLFVFDLHSDGSGQRHLNAAIRENESNNPLDSNGSVFGFPPNRSPYSCIQMNGKEVFCFAANKRIIDAVAARLELPSERVISNLANNSNTSAASIPLTLDEAVRSGKVKPGQTIATAGFGAGLTWGSAIVRWG, encoded by the exons ATGGCAAAGGTAGACCCTGCTCCACAG ATTCCAATACAACTTGGCTGCAAAAAAAATCCATTGTCTTATGACATTACAGCTGCATGTAGTGGATTTCTGCTGGGTTTAATATCATCTTCTTGTCACATTAGGG GGGGTGGTTTTAATAATGTTCTAGTCATTGGAGCCGATGCTATTTCACGATATGTTGATTGGACAGATAGAGGCTCCTGTATTCTTTTTGGGGATGCTGCCGGTGCTGAACTAGTACAG GCCTGCAACATTGAGGAAGAtggtttatttgtttttgatttGCATAGTGATGGCAGTGGCCAAAG GCACTTGAATGCTGCCATTAGAGAAAACGAGTCAAATAATCCATTGGATTCAAATGGTTCTGTTTTTGGCTTTCCTCCCAACCGGTCCCCATATTCATGCATTCAAATGAATGGGAAAGAAGTCTTTTGCTTTGCT GCAAACAAGAGGATTATCGATGCAGTTGCCGCTCGGTTAGAACTCCCCTCAGAACGGGTGATATCAAATTTGGCTAATAATAGTAACACAAGTGCAGCTTCCATTCCTTTGACTTTGGATGAAGCAGTTCGAAGCGGTAAAGTTAAGCCAGGGCAAACTATTGCAACTGCTGGCTTTGGCGCGGGTCTTACTTGGGGTTCGGCAATTGTTCGTTGGGGCTAA
- the LOC100807972 gene encoding 3-oxoacyl-[acyl-carrier-protein] synthase 3 A, chloroplastic isoform X2, which yields MAKIPIQLGCKKNPLSYDITAACSGFLLGLISSSCHIRGGGFNNVLVIGADAISRYVDWTDRGSCILFGDAAGAELVQACNIEEDGLFVFDLHSDGSGQRHLNAAIRENESNNPLDSNGSVFGFPPNRSPYSCIQMNGKEVFCFAANKRIIDAVAARLELPSERVISNLANNSNTSAASIPLTLDEAVRSGKVKPGQTIATAGFGAGLTWGSAIVRWG from the exons ATGGCAAAG ATTCCAATACAACTTGGCTGCAAAAAAAATCCATTGTCTTATGACATTACAGCTGCATGTAGTGGATTTCTGCTGGGTTTAATATCATCTTCTTGTCACATTAGGG GGGGTGGTTTTAATAATGTTCTAGTCATTGGAGCCGATGCTATTTCACGATATGTTGATTGGACAGATAGAGGCTCCTGTATTCTTTTTGGGGATGCTGCCGGTGCTGAACTAGTACAG GCCTGCAACATTGAGGAAGAtggtttatttgtttttgatttGCATAGTGATGGCAGTGGCCAAAG GCACTTGAATGCTGCCATTAGAGAAAACGAGTCAAATAATCCATTGGATTCAAATGGTTCTGTTTTTGGCTTTCCTCCCAACCGGTCCCCATATTCATGCATTCAAATGAATGGGAAAGAAGTCTTTTGCTTTGCT GCAAACAAGAGGATTATCGATGCAGTTGCCGCTCGGTTAGAACTCCCCTCAGAACGGGTGATATCAAATTTGGCTAATAATAGTAACACAAGTGCAGCTTCCATTCCTTTGACTTTGGATGAAGCAGTTCGAAGCGGTAAAGTTAAGCCAGGGCAAACTATTGCAACTGCTGGCTTTGGCGCGGGTCTTACTTGGGGTTCGGCAATTGTTCGTTGGGGCTAA
- the LOC100807972 gene encoding 3-oxoacyl-[acyl-carrier-protein] synthase 3 A, chloroplastic isoform X3, protein MAKVDPAPQIPIQLGCKKNPLSYDITAACSGFLLGLISSSCHIRGGGFNNVLVIGADAISRYVDWTDRGSCILFGDAAGAELVQACNIEEDGLFVFDLHSDGSGQRHLNAAIRENESNNPLDSNGSVFGFPPNRSPYSCIQMNGKEVFCFAVRCVPQSIEFALGKAGLPASSIDWLLLHQLHKMI, encoded by the exons ATGGCAAAGGTAGACCCTGCTCCACAG ATTCCAATACAACTTGGCTGCAAAAAAAATCCATTGTCTTATGACATTACAGCTGCATGTAGTGGATTTCTGCTGGGTTTAATATCATCTTCTTGTCACATTAGGG GGGGTGGTTTTAATAATGTTCTAGTCATTGGAGCCGATGCTATTTCACGATATGTTGATTGGACAGATAGAGGCTCCTGTATTCTTTTTGGGGATGCTGCCGGTGCTGAACTAGTACAG GCCTGCAACATTGAGGAAGAtggtttatttgtttttgatttGCATAGTGATGGCAGTGGCCAAAG GCACTTGAATGCTGCCATTAGAGAAAACGAGTCAAATAATCCATTGGATTCAAATGGTTCTGTTTTTGGCTTTCCTCCCAACCGGTCCCCATATTCATGCATTCAAATGAATGGGAAAGAAGTCTTTTGCTTTGCTGTAAGATGTGTACCACAATCAATTGAATTTGCCCTTGGAAAGGCTGGTCTCCCGGCATCTAGCATTGATTGGTTACTTCTACACCAGTTACACAAAATGAtcta